In Chlamydiales bacterium, the sequence GCTTATCCATACTATTTTACAATCCTTATCTATCAAACGACCATGGATTTTATCCTATATGGCACATTTTATGATATATACAAAAAATGCTTGTGAAAAATTCATGGAATGCATATCTTTGTCGCTTGAATTTGTACGGGCGTATAGCTCAGTTGGTAGAGCGCCTGTCTTACACACAGGTGGTCATAGGTTCGAGTCCTTTTGCGCCCATTGCTGTACAATTAAGTAATATGCAAATTTTTAGTTCGCTTATTTGTGTATATGTTTTGCGGGAGTAGTTCAATTGGTTAGAGCACCGGCCTGTCACGCCGGAAGTTGCGGGTTCAAATCCCGTCTCTCGCGTTCTTTTGTAAAGACTAATTTAATCTGGGAGCAGTATGAAATCACATCAGTCATTGCCTCGTTCTTGGATTTTTTATGTTTTTAATTTCTTTTGGCTAGCGCTAGGGGCCTTCCTTGCGGCTGTCGCTGTTAAAGTCTTTTTAGCTCCCAACAACTTAATTGACGGCGGCATAGTAGGTGCCTCTATGATTGGAGCCTATCTATTTGGACCAAAATACCTTTCTTTTTTATATATTGCGCTCAATCTACCTTTCCTTTATCTGGCCTACAAGTTAATTGGAAAGACCTTTGTGATTCAGATGTGCCTTGCAGTTCTTATGTTTGCAGGATTTGCTTTCCTTCTAGAAGATGTCACTCCCTTTCATGGCGAAAGCTTAGAAATCATCTTCCTTGCAGGTGTTGCCCTAGGGGCAGGTAGCGGCCTTGTCATACGCAAGGGAGCCTCATTAGATGGCACAGAAATTCTTGCTATCATCATAAACAGGAAAAGAGGCTTTACTGTCGGTCAAGTCATCTTGTTTATCAACATATTCATATTTGCAGCAGCCGGAATTATCTATCAAGATTGGCATACCGCATTACAGTCCTTAATGATTTATATTGTAGCAAGCAAGGTCATGGATACCGTCATAGTTGGTTTTGAAGAAACAAAATCTGTAATCGTTGTTTCTGCTGAATCAAAGAAAATTGCAGATGCTGTGATGAGCGAACTTGGGATTGGTCTTACAATACTTTATGGGAAGCGTGGTTATTCTCAAAGCGAACAAGAGATTCTCTACATCATTGTAGAGCGCTTGCAACTTGCAGAATTAAAAGAAATTGTCCATAGAGAAGATCTCTCAGCATTTATCGCCGTTGAGAACTTGCACGAGGTAATCAATGGAAGGATCAATGTTTCTCACAAAACTAAGCTCCTAAGAAAACGCCTAAAGCATGAAGCGCTAAAAAGTTAATAACCAGTCCAAACTGGATATAAATCGTGCTTTATACCCAACCCATCAAGAGTTTTTCCTACAACAAAATTTTCTACATCATCTAACGTCTTAGGAAGATTATACCAAGCAGGAACAGGCGGAATAATTACTGCCCCCATACGAGAAAGTGTAAGCATATGCTCTAAATGAATAGAAGATAAGGGTGCCTCTCTTGGAACAATTACAAGAGGCCTTCTTTCTTTTAGAGAAACATCGGCAGCCCTTCTTAAAAGATTATCCGAAAGTCCAATAGCAATGGCTGCAAGAGTTGCCATACTACAAGGAATTACAAGCATACCTCTTACTTTATAAGAACCACTTGCAATGGACGCTCCAAAATTATTAATAGAATGCACAGTAAGGTTTTTTTGTATATCATCATCAAAGCTTTCAATAAACCCAGCACTCGAACCAAACCCTTGACCCATCTCTTGCCTTGCCGTCATAAAAGCTGCTTTTGAAATGACAAGATCTACAAAATAACCAGCTCTTACAACCGCTTGAACTGCTTTATATGCTAATATAATACCAGATGCACCACTTACTCCAATCACTATTCGATCCACAAAATAGCTCCCAATGTAAATACAAACTGGGTAACTGCAATTAAACTGTTACATGTAAAAAAAGCTCTATGCAATCGTTTTAGATTATTTGGTTGTACAATTACATGCTGATAAATAAACAGACAAACCACAATCATAAGGCCTATATAATATAGAAATGTAACCGATGCAGCTATACCTGCTAAAACAAAAAACACAACAGATGCACAATGTAACATACGAGCTATTCGAAGTGAATTAAGTATTCCAAAGCGCGCAGGGATACTGTTTACAGAATGCTCTCTATCAAAATCTATGTCCTGAGTAGCATAAACAATATCCATACCACTTATCCAAAACAATATAGAACTTCCAAGAAAAAGAGGCGTCCACCCAAAAAAGGCATTTTCATGGGTACTAAAACCATAAGAGCCTGTAACTGCCACCCAACCAAGAAAAGGTGCAAAAAACTCGATTAAACCAAGCACAAAATGGCAAAAAAAGGTATAGCGCTTAGTATAAGAATAAAGCCAAAGTAACATGGAAATAATTAATGAAAAAAGTAAACACCATGTATTTAACATAGCGCAAGAAAAGATAAATAATACCAAGCTTATCCAGGCAACACAACCAACTTGCAGCTTTGTAACCTCTCCGGATGGCAAAGAGCGCCCTTTTGTACGAGGATTGAGCGCGTCCATTTCAGAATCAATTAAACGATTAAACGACATACCAGAAGTTCTTGCAGCACTAAATGCTACAAAAATCCAAAACCAAATGCTCCAATTTCCAAAATCAAAATGATTTCTAAAAGAGGCATTTGCAAAGGGCAACAAAGCGCCAATTAATGCCCAAGGAAGCCCAAACAGAGTTTGCTCTATCATAACGAGCTTTTTAAAAGCTTTCCAACTCATTTTTGCCCCAATAAATTTTTAACAAGCTCCTCACCCCTCGACGTAAGTGCAATACTTTTTTCTCCTGTCTTTTTTATGAAGTTTGCCTGCGTTAAAATGTTAACGATAGGCTTTACAACCTTCTCAGAAAGCCCTAATTCAGAGCCTACAGCAAAGCAATCCTTACTATTCAACTGACTACCACTTTTCTTTGCAAGCTCATACAGCTTTAAAATATAATGCTCTTCTTTTGTACGACCATTCATCTAGTCACCCTCTTCAACCTTGCTGTACCTTGCGTATCTTCAATTATGTAACCTCTATCATGGATTTCCTTTCTTAAAGTATCTGATAGAGACCACTCTTTTGCTTTCCTTGCATTTTCTCTTTTAAATAAAAGTTCTTTGATATCTTCTGGGATTTCCTCTTGAGCATCTTGCACAAAAATAACTCCTAAAACCGTATCGCATTGCTTTAACATTTCAAGAATCAATAAGGCCTCTTTTTTTGAAACTTGGTTGCGATCACAAAATACATTTACATCTCTTACAAAATCAAAGAGAGCAGCAAGAGCTTGCGCCATATTTAAGTCATCAGCCAATGCCTTTGCAAAGGCATTTAATGTTTTATTGATCAATACCTGAATATCTACATCTACGTGCTTTTCTTGAGATTCAAGTTCTTTCAGTCTGCCTATAAAGTCATGTAAACGTTGCAGTGAGCCTTTTGCTGCATCAAGACCTGCAAAAGTAAAGTTAAGCTGTATGCGATAATGAGTCTGAAGCAATAAATAACGTATCTGAGTGCTACTATAACCCTTTTTTAAAAGGTCTCTTAAAGTATAAAAATTTCCAAGACTCTTAGACATCTTTTTATGATCGACTAGAAGATGCTCTGAATGCATCCATAGCTTCACAAAAGCATGTCCTGTACATGCCTCAGACTGTGCTATCTCATTTTCATGATGAGGGAAGATATTGTCTACGGCTCCCACATGGATATCAATTGTTTCATCAAGAAGAGAAATTGCCATGGCAGAGCACTCTAAATGCCACCCAGGCCTTCCAGGGCCAAAAGGACTTTGCCAAAACACTTCTCCATCACGTGTTGGGTCATATTTTTTCCAAAGAACAAAGTCTGCAACAGTTTCTTTTTCATACTCATCTGTCGCAATTCGATTGGATGCACCCACTTGCAATTCATCTAAACATAAGTGTGAAAGCTTTCCATATCCTGAAAATTCTTTAATAGCATAATAAACACTTCCATCCAAGCCAATGTAGGCCACTTTTTTTTCTAAAAGCTTTTCAATCATTCGAATCATTTCATTGATATAATCTGTAGCTGCCGGATAAGCCTCTGCAGGAGTAATGCCAAGTGTCTTAATATCTTCAAAAAAAGCTTCTTTAAAAGGCTTTGTATATTCATCTAGTGTAATATTTTTTGCGATAGCCCCTCTTATGGTTTTGTCGTCAACATCTGTAAGATTCATAATTTGGCGCACTTCTAAACCAAAAAACCTCAACGTACGAACCAGAACATCTTCAAAAACATAAGTCCTAAAATTTCCAATATGAGCAAAATCGTACACAGTAGGCCCACATGTATACATCGAAACTTTTCCTGGAATAATGGGAGAAAATTCTTCTTTTTTTCTTGTTTCTGTGTTGTAAAACTTCAATGGAATTTCATAAAAACTACTTTGCATAAAAATGACTACAACCTCTTGTATACATTAGACTTCTTGCGTAATTACATTTGCTTGTTAAAATTGTCTTTTTTGACATCTTTATCGTTAAATTTTTCAACCATATGTTCACATATGGTTGAAAAATTTATCAATAAATCTACTCAAAAAATTTCAATTTTTCTAAGCAAAGCTAATTATGCAAGAAGTCTATTATCACCTAGAGATTCTCATAACTCCAAAATTATGTCTAAAAGAATATTCTACGCTTCTAACTTTTCAATATGTTTATGTATGTACTCACGAAGAGCATAACCTTCTAGGCGCTGCTGAAGCACTTTAAAATTTTCTATAACACTTCTAATATCCAATATCCCAATATCAATATCCATACGAGGACATTGTGCCATATCTTCAGAAGGACTTTTCCAAGAACTCATTTTTTCTTTAAGTAACCCACCTACCTCTAGAGAAATTTTCTTTACTAAAAGATCTATATCCATCTGCTTATTTTCAAAAATAACATTATCTATTAAATCTTCAGCCTCTTTTGTAAGATCCCTTATTCTTACATAAAGTTTTCCCATGTTAGGTTTTGCACTTTTTAAGTTGGACATTACGCCGTAGTAACTTTCTATATCCAAACTTCCCTGCATTTCCCTTTGTAAACGATATATTTCCAGGATTCGTCCAATACAAAGATTACCCTTTTTTATAGCGGCATCATCCAAAACCCATTTTTTTGCAACTGTCATTTTAAAGTACTGCTCAATAAAACAAGAAGTGCTTAAATCCTTTACTCGATCCCATTCATCTGGGGCAAGAAACTTATTTATAACCTCTTTTAAAGCACTAAAACAATCAGAAATTTCTTCTTCCAAAATCTCTTGATTAAGTTTAGTTTGAAGCTTTTCACATTTTGTTTTTTCTTTTTTCAAAAGATAAAAAAAACCTACCTTATCTTTTTCATCGATGGTAATTTTTTTCTTTTTTTTAAAAAAAAGAAATTTATTAAAAGCTTTTTTGAGTAGCTTCATACGATTCATCCGCCCTTTAAATTTGCAGCAATTGCAGACATTAAACCTTTAAGCGTCTGGATAATAGCAGGGCCTGCTTGCATAAACTCCTGCATAAAATTTAGCTGTAATTGTAGCTCTGACTGGTCTGTAGTACTTGTACTTTGAACACTTCCTCCAGCATTTTTTAACGTATTAGAAAAACCATTCAAAGCACTAAATACTGAAGCAAGTTTATCTTTCATACTGAGTTTTACATGACTTCCAACCACTTGAGCACCATCTGAAAGGATTTTTGTAGTAAAAACTATTGCAGGATCATGGTTAATCTCGTACAAGAACTTTATAGCTTTAGTTGCTTGATCAAACTTATTTCTCATCCCATTAACCATGCTAATTAACTTAGGATCAGCAGGGCTTCCGTGTGCCACTCCAGAAAGCTCTATAAGAAAATTTTCCATAGACCCTCTCCAGTGTAGCATACCTTTTAGACCCGAAGATAATCCTTTCCAAAAATTTTGCCAAAGAGTGTATTGTGCCTTTGTAGCAGGAGTTTTTGGAAAATGATGTAATGATGCAGGAAGAATCTTATTGAGTATAGTGACATCCGCCTCTTCCATAGGCCCTAAAAAATTCAAAAAAGCTGCGTTTTTTTGGATATTTTCTTGAAAAACACCTACTTTAGCATAGATCTGCTGCATGGCTTGCCCAAATATCCACTTTTCAATTTCCCCTGCAATACCAGTGTAAGACTGATCATCGGGAACATTTACATCCACCTGCCTTAATACTTTTTCATTTACAGAAACTCCCGACTTATTACTAAGCTCTATTAATGACCCCAAAACACTTCCTGGCTGACTTAACCCCATCTGACTTATCAACTGATTCAAAAATTGTTGCCACGTTTTCCAAACACCCGAATTTGTTGCAATGGGTGAGGTATCTTGGCTGGAAGGAGGTAACTTGATACTCACAATTTTGTTCAATGCACTTGTTAATGGCTCATTTGGGGGTAATTGCTTAATGCCTTGCTCGATTGATGAATAAGTCTTTGTAAAATCACTTTGAAGCTGATTTAATGTTGTCTCTTCTGCTTTGGTAAGAACACTTTGATTCGATCTAGTAGACGTGATCAATTGACTCAACTGACTTTGTAAACTTACAAGAGCAGAAACATGAGGAATAACACCTTCTACAGCATTTGCAAGTGTATCTGCGGCATTTTTTACTACTACAAGCGACTTTTGAGTTCCTATTAAAAAAGGTGCTTTCTGAGTTGTTTCCACATATCCATCAGGAAGCTTTATGGTAGGAATAGGCATTTCCCCTACAGAAGCTTCAGACGTTTTGCGCATTTGAATAAAATCTGTAAGCGTTTGGACGACTGGAGATAAGGCTTCTGCAGCATTTGCGCACATGGCAGCCGTACGGACATCTTCTGAAGACTCTTTTTTTGCTGCTGCTTGCTCTGCTTGAAGTGCAGATGGCTCTACACCCGAAATAGATGGATCATTAATAGACATGTATTAATATCTCATAAATAATTTTATTGCCCCTTCATGTTTTGAGCAATAGCCTTCATCAATTCATTTAATGTCTGTATGATTGTAGGCCCTGCTTGCATAAACTCTTGCATGAAATTCATTTGTAGCTGCAACTGCGACTGATCCGTTGTATTTGTACTTTGAACAGATGCTCCTATATTTTTTAATGACTTTGCAACATTTTGAAATTTACTTGCAAACTTTTCAAATTTTACTCTCATATTCGATTTTAAATTAGTTCCAAGAACATAAGCCATTTCATGCTGCCCTTCTACAGTAACCGTGACCTTTTTCCAGGAAAACAAATACCACACAATTGCATGTCCAGTACGACCAGGCTTTTTTGATGCATCTACATGCTGAAGAAACTTCGATACTGTATTTGCTACCGCATTTAAGTTATTTCTTATCCCATTCACAAGGGATTTTAATTTCTTATTAGGAGGAGGACCATCAGCTACACCACTAAGCTTTAATATGTACTGCGCCATCATGGATCTCCAATGCATAAAACCCGTTCCACGAAGCTCATTACTCAAAACGTTCAATGTATTATAAAAAGCGACCCAAGTTTTAACATGGTCACCCTCTGGTGTTGGAGGCAGGTGAAAATCAAACAAATTAAAAAAGGCTTGATTCTTTTCCTCCATAGGGCCCAAAAGATTTAAAAAAGCAGCATTTTCTGAAATAGAATGCTGGAAAATGGATATCTTATTATCAAGATTATTCATCATACTTCCAAAAATCCATTTTTCAATTTCACCTGCAATACCCGTGTAAGGGACATCGTCCTTTAACTTAGAAAGCTTTAATATATTGCTGGCATCTATACCATTCTTGTTAGCATACTCTTTTATCTCTCCAACTATTTTGGCTATATCTTCTTCTGGGTTATTATTTTTTAAACAAGAGATCCATGCGCTTACACTACTGCCTGCGGCAGGTAATTTTAAGCTATCTACAAATTTATCTATAAAATTTTTAATTGAATCTGTGAGGGGATTTTGCACGTTCATCTGGCCAGATGTATTCTTTAACTGCTCACTTATTTCAATAAATTCCGATGTCAAAGACTTAAACTGCGCCTCTTGCGTAGGTGACAAAGTACTTACATTTTGTACTTCACTTAAAAATTTAGAGAGCTGTGCATAAACGGTAAGAAGCTTCGACATATCAGAAAATGTTGCTGATATGTCTACATGAGCAACTGCGCTAATTGAACTTTGAACAGATGTTATCTCAGCAGGAGAAAAAACCTGCTTTGTTCCACTTAAATTAGCAGATGCCACCTCAGGAACTACCCCTGTTGCAGATGCGCCACCCACTTTTTGATTATATGCTGTTACTAAAGTATCTTCTATCTTAGACAAACCACTTATGGCAGATGCAATCATTGCTCCTGTTCGGCAATCACCTTGTGTTACCTCTAAGCCTTTTTGTGCCTCTTTATTAACTTGAATCTCTTGGGGCTCTTGCTGATTACTACTTTCATTAATGGGCGCAGACATAAGACTTCTCTATACATTAGGATAATCCCTATCATATAAAAAATTTCTTTCTACGCCAGCCCTTTTTGTAGCTCTCGATAGTTAACTTTTCCAGTACCAAGTAAAGGCATTGTGCCAATTTGCTTTATTTGACTAATTTTAATGAGAGAAGAAAACTGAGCCTTTCGTAAAATTTCATTTACTTCATTAACAAGGATGGGAAAAGTTACAAAGAGAACAAGTTCAGCTCTCAAATCCTCCTGCTCTTTTGCACAAAGTGCAAGAGGTACAGACTCTTCTGAAGAGCTCACAAATTTGTCTTGCAAAGCATGCAACAAAGTCTCTTCTATACTCAAAAGATTCACCATCTCCCCTCCCATTTTAACAAAGCGCTTTAATCTGCCAGATAAAATAAGAGAGCCATTTTCTGTCAAATACCCCAAATCCCCTGTTACATACCATTTTTTTCCATCTACTTCTACAAAGGGAGAAGGTAAACTTTTTTGCCAATAACCATTAAAAATACCAGGCCCTCTTGCAAGAATAAGTCCCTCTTTTTGTACACTCAATGGAGCATGCGTATTTAGATCTACAATCAATAGCTCTGTTCCTAAAAGAGGAGTTCCAACACCCAAGTCTTGCTTGTCTGGGCGAGTAAGTGTTAAAATGGGGGAGCACTCTGTAATTCCATAACCTTCCAACAACAAAACGCAATGATCCATTTTTTTTACAGCATCAAATAAGGACTGCGGGGCCTTTTCAGCGCCCGTTACCATCAACTTAAGCGTTGCAAGCTCCTTTTTTGTTGCCTTCTTCAACAATGCATTTAAAAATGTAGGTGCTGAACATACAACACTTGCAAGATAGCGATACATACCCTTTGCCAGACGAAGAGAATCTGTAGGATCTGGCATAAATGCAACGCGCAAACCCACAAAAAAAGGCAATATACCAGTCACTACAAACCCAAAAGAGTGAAAAGGCGGCAAAAAACTATAAAATACATCTTGCGTGCTCATCATTGAGGCAATACAAGAAAACGCAGACCTCTGGTTGCTTAAAATGTTTTGATGCGTAAGAGGAACTCCCTTAGGAGTACTTTCTGTGCCACTTGTAAACAAAAGAACTGCTGGCTTATTTTCAATAGATGAATCAATACTAAACTCTCGAAGAAGCGATTGTGTTTTTTTCTTTGCCAAAAGCCAAGCCATTATCTTTTTTGTAAAAGTAAACCGTTTACGCATATGCTCTAATGAAATAAAAAGATGATCTATCCCCTCGACATCCATCATTTTTGCTTGAGTCAAAAACTTGTGAGAAGTCAAAATGACTTCTATTTTAGAAGCATTTACAATCTCTTTTAAATTTTTAGCTCCTATAGTCCAATTCAGCATGACAGGAGTTTTTTTTGCCAAAAGCGTTGCAAAGACAAGCAATATACCAGCAGTTGTTGCCGGCATCAAAATTCCAACCTCTTCGCCTGGAAGTTTTTTAATTTCTAATGCCAAAAGAATAGCAGCAACTTTTACTTGGAAATATGTAAGAGGGCCACTGACATCATCTGCAACAGCATAATCCTTTTCTCTTCCCTCAATTGAGCGCAAAAACACCTCTTGCAACGTATTTCCAATAGCAAATTCAGGTAAAACCCTTTTCTTTTCATCTGGCCATACAACACCTTGTAAATCATTATCCATTGGCTCTTGAGTATCTATACTAGAAGCCATCCACATAGCATCTAAAACGCACACTAAATCTGCCGGATGCACATTCTTTACAGAATAAACATCATCTAAAAAAGTGATTAATTCAATGACATCTAATGAATCCATTCCAAGATCCTTTGAAAGATCAAGACCTGCTGTTATACCAGATGCAGGCCTTTTACAAATTCGAGAGATTTCATTAATGATACCCTCTTGTATAGACTTTGAAATATCCTTTAACGTGCGCTCATTCTTATCTTTTTTAATTTCTATTTTTGGCGCTTTTTGTGACCAAAAATAGTCTTGTACTAAATAAAGAGGCTCTCCTTTCTCATCAAAAGGCGCATTATACCACCTCTCTAAATAGGCATTGAGCTCCATCTTAGATCCTCTTCTTGGAAAATCAATAGGAGCAGGAACTATTTCTACAAGCACTTTTCTCTTGGGAAGAAAAAATATTCCATTTTTTAAAATCTTCTTCAAACTACTAAGAAGAGTTTTTCCAAGGTCTGGAGATGATCCTGTCAAAGCTTTGGAGAATGAACTACCCCAAAGACCACTTGTTCGAATCAAAAAAACTTTTACACCCAAAGCCTCTGCCAAGATCTGATGCACACCTGATGCCCCTCCAATATCTTCTAGGCCACTATTTTTGAGTTTTCCAGAAGGATAGATAAGCAAATTACTTCCCTCATTCAAGCGATGCGTAATCTCTTTAATCGCCCTTTTTGCAAGCAAGGAAGTATACTCATTACCACCAAAATCTGAATTAGGTATCTCCAAGCATCCAATTTGTCGTAAAATGGGTCCTATTATAGGTACCTGAAACATATTATTGGCTACAAGAGGCGTTAGTAAAAAATCTTTATTCAAAAGTGTCAGTAAAATCGCAGGGTCCAATTCAGATGTATGGTTAGGTAAAAAAATAATGCTTTTTCTCTCTTGACAGCTCATACCTCGAAGAGCTTCCATTCCTCTAACTTCTACTTTATAGCGAAGTAGCAAGGCTATCTTTGTAAAAATGCGCCAAAACTCAGCCCTAATTTTTCCCATAATTCCTCATCTTTTGGATGCAGATTGTATACCATTGAGAAATTATTTAGAATCAACTATACATATCCCAAAAATTAAGGATTCTTATGAACACAAATATACATACCATCGAACCAAACACTCTCAAAGGGTGGCTAGATGCCAAAAAAGCACTTCTTATTGACGTACGAGAAGCAAGCGAATACAATGCAGAACATATTCCAGGAAGTATTCACCTACCTCTTTCCACCTTTAATCCAAACGATATTGTCAATAAAGAGAATAAAATGATTATATTTCAATGCAGACTTGGTAGACGCTCTTTAGATGCTGCTACAAAATTTTCTTCTTCTACAAATCAAGAAACCTACTCTCTCCTTGGAGGCATTGTTGCATGGAAAGAATCAGGATTTTCAACAACCTCTTCACAAGATACTCTATGAATACTCCCTTGCTAATCGCTCACAGAGGAGCATCTAAAGAAGCTCCAGAAAACACACTTGTAAGTATTCAAAAAGCGCTTTCTTTAGGATCAGATCTTATCGAATGTGATATACATTGCTCTAAAGATTTAATACCTGTTGTCATCCATGATTCTACAATAAAACGCACAACAAATGCAAAAAAACAAGCTCAGGTCTCCTCCTTATCCCTTAAAGAGCTTAAAATGTTAGATGCTGGCTCCTGGTTCTCTTCAGACTTCAAAGATGAAAGAATTCCTACTCTAGAAGAGGTCTTAGAACTTACAACTAAACTTATCATTGAGGTGAAAATTTCAAAACCCAATGATTTTTTAATCCTAAATCCTCTTTTATCTTTATTAAAAAAACACCCAGGATCACTTGTAGGAAGCTTTTCTCATGAATTTTTACAAGAAGTAAAAAAAACAGACCCAAACATATGCTTAGTTGGTATTGCAGATACAATCCCTTCTTTAAAAAAGCATCTATCTCTTGGTATTAAGATCATTTCTTTAAAAGAAAGCCTCGTTACAGAAAAGCTTGTGCATTCACTAAAACAATCAGACATCATACTCTTTACCTGGACTGTAGATGATAAATCTCGTTTTTCTACCCTTGCAAGCTACGGTGTTGATGGAATTATTACTAATAACCCAAAGCTCAGACTATGCTTAAGATAGCCAAAACATACCACCTTTTGCCAGGCAAATCCATCTCTGTTGATCTTCCAAACGGCAAAGT encodes:
- a CDS encoding YitT family protein, which gives rise to MKSHQSLPRSWIFYVFNFFWLALGAFLAAVAVKVFLAPNNLIDGGIVGASMIGAYLFGPKYLSFLYIALNLPFLYLAYKLIGKTFVIQMCLAVLMFAGFAFLLEDVTPFHGESLEIIFLAGVALGAGSGLVIRKGASLDGTEILAIIINRKRGFTVGQVILFINIFIFAAAGIIYQDWHTALQSLMIYIVASKVMDTVIVGFEETKSVIVVSAESKKIADAVMSELGIGLTILYGKRGYSQSEQEILYIIVERLQLAELKEIVHREDLSAFIAVENLHEVINGRINVSHKTKLLRKRLKHEALKS
- a CDS encoding UbiX family flavin prenyltransferase; translated protein: MDRIVIGVSGASGIILAYKAVQAVVRAGYFVDLVISKAAFMTARQEMGQGFGSSAGFIESFDDDIQKNLTVHSINNFGASIASGSYKVRGMLVIPCSMATLAAIAIGLSDNLLRRAADVSLKERRPLVIVPREAPLSSIHLEHMLTLSRMGAVIIPPVPAWYNLPKTLDDVENFVVGKTLDGLGIKHDLYPVWTGY
- a CDS encoding UbiA-like polyprenyltransferase, which translates into the protein MSWKAFKKLVMIEQTLFGLPWALIGALLPFANASFRNHFDFGNWSIWFWIFVAFSAARTSGMSFNRLIDSEMDALNPRTKGRSLPSGEVTKLQVGCVAWISLVLFIFSCAMLNTWCLLFSLIISMLLWLYSYTKRYTFFCHFVLGLIEFFAPFLGWVAVTGSYGFSTHENAFFGWTPLFLGSSILFWISGMDIVYATQDIDFDREHSVNSIPARFGILNSLRIARMLHCASVVFFVLAGIAASVTFLYYIGLMIVVCLFIYQHVIVQPNNLKRLHRAFFTCNSLIAVTQFVFTLGAILWIE
- the cysS gene encoding cysteine--tRNA ligase: MQSSFYEIPLKFYNTETRKKEEFSPIIPGKVSMYTCGPTVYDFAHIGNFRTYVFEDVLVRTLRFFGLEVRQIMNLTDVDDKTIRGAIAKNITLDEYTKPFKEAFFEDIKTLGITPAEAYPAATDYINEMIRMIEKLLEKKVAYIGLDGSVYYAIKEFSGYGKLSHLCLDELQVGASNRIATDEYEKETVADFVLWKKYDPTRDGEVFWQSPFGPGRPGWHLECSAMAISLLDETIDIHVGAVDNIFPHHENEIAQSEACTGHAFVKLWMHSEHLLVDHKKMSKSLGNFYTLRDLLKKGYSSTQIRYLLLQTHYRIQLNFTFAGLDAAKGSLQRLHDFIGRLKELESQEKHVDVDIQVLINKTLNAFAKALADDLNMAQALAALFDFVRDVNVFCDRNQVSKKEALLILEMLKQCDTVLGVIFVQDAQEEIPEDIKELLFKRENARKAKEWSLSDTLRKEIHDRGYIIEDTQGTARLKRVTR
- a CDS encoding AMP-binding protein; translation: MGKIRAEFWRIFTKIALLLRYKVEVRGMEALRGMSCQERKSIIFLPNHTSELDPAILLTLLNKDFLLTPLVANNMFQVPIIGPILRQIGCLEIPNSDFGGNEYTSLLAKRAIKEITHRLNEGSNLLIYPSGKLKNSGLEDIGGASGVHQILAEALGVKVFLIRTSGLWGSSFSKALTGSSPDLGKTLLSSLKKILKNGIFFLPKRKVLVEIVPAPIDFPRRGSKMELNAYLERWYNAPFDEKGEPLYLVQDYFWSQKAPKIEIKKDKNERTLKDISKSIQEGIINEISRICKRPASGITAGLDLSKDLGMDSLDVIELITFLDDVYSVKNVHPADLVCVLDAMWMASSIDTQEPMDNDLQGVVWPDEKKRVLPEFAIGNTLQEVFLRSIEGREKDYAVADDVSGPLTYFQVKVAAILLALEIKKLPGEEVGILMPATTAGILLVFATLLAKKTPVMLNWTIGAKNLKEIVNASKIEVILTSHKFLTQAKMMDVEGIDHLFISLEHMRKRFTFTKKIMAWLLAKKKTQSLLREFSIDSSIENKPAVLLFTSGTESTPKGVPLTHQNILSNQRSAFSCIASMMSTQDVFYSFLPPFHSFGFVVTGILPFFVGLRVAFMPDPTDSLRLAKGMYRYLASVVCSAPTFLNALLKKATKKELATLKLMVTGAEKAPQSLFDAVKKMDHCVLLLEGYGITECSPILTLTRPDKQDLGVGTPLLGTELLIVDLNTHAPLSVQKEGLILARGPGIFNGYWQKSLPSPFVEVDGKKWYVTGDLGYLTENGSLILSGRLKRFVKMGGEMVNLLSIEETLLHALQDKFVSSSEESVPLALCAKEQEDLRAELVLFVTFPILVNEVNEILRKAQFSSLIKISQIKQIGTMPLLGTGKVNYRELQKGLA
- a CDS encoding rhodanese-like domain-containing protein, producing the protein MNTNIHTIEPNTLKGWLDAKKALLIDVREASEYNAEHIPGSIHLPLSTFNPNDIVNKENKMIIFQCRLGRRSLDAATKFSSSTNQETYSLLGGIVAWKESGFSTTSSQDTL
- a CDS encoding glycerophosphodiester phosphodiesterase family protein translates to MNTPLLIAHRGASKEAPENTLVSIQKALSLGSDLIECDIHCSKDLIPVVIHDSTIKRTTNAKKQAQVSSLSLKELKMLDAGSWFSSDFKDERIPTLEEVLELTTKLIIEVKISKPNDFLILNPLLSLLKKHPGSLVGSFSHEFLQEVKKTDPNICLVGIADTIPSLKKHLSLGIKIISLKESLVTEKLVHSLKQSDIILFTWTVDDKSRFSTLASYGVDGIITNNPKLRLCLR